In Melospiza melodia melodia isolate bMelMel2 unplaced genomic scaffold, bMelMel2.pri scaffold_48, whole genome shotgun sequence, the genomic window accccctgggCCCTGTGCCCCCCCCGCAGGTCCCAGCTGCTGCTTGTAAATACCCTGGCTCGGCCCCCCCATCCTCTGCCCCCCTCAGTTCCCTGGGGGTCCCCCCTGCTCCCCCACCGGGGGTCTCTGGTCCCCCCGTACCCCAATAAACAGCTCAGCTCCCAGCGTGTGTGTGTCGGTGTCTCTGGGGGGCGGCAGGAGCAGCGCCCCCCCAAActaggggtggcagtgctgggactggggggacacggggggagcCTGTGGGACCCCACAGGGAtggggggctgggggcagccggACCCCGCAGTcaggggaggggtcccgggtgtgccccggccctgcagccgcCACCCACAGCCGGAGCACGCCCATGGCGCCAGTTCGGCCCCCACAGGTGCCCCCAGctacccccaggacccccccggTGCCGCCCCCTCGCCCCAGTGCCCCCCACGTGCAATggaggggaggggatgggggggctgagacccctttcctttccccctcccGCCTCTCCCGTTAGTCCCGGGCGGGGAGAACGAGACCCGAGGCACCGAGGCCCCGCCCACTCCTGTAATCCCCGCCCATTTCCGGACAAGCCCCGCCCCTCGCCCCGTGCCAGCCGGGGGGCGTGGCCCATTTCCCGCCATTGCATCATCCCCGCGTGACCCCCCGCGCGCCCCTCCCTCGCCCTGGGCGGTGCCGTTCGTCCCGCCCCTGCCGCACTTCCATTGGTTCGTGCTCTCCTGCCAGTCACAGATTCCACGCGCTCATTGGCTGCTGCCGGCGCGAGCGTTGCGTCATGGTGTACATAAAgcggcgcggcgcggggggcgggggcagcgcgggACGATGCGGACGAGGATGAACCGGGGGCAgcgagcggagcggggccggggggagcCGGGACCACCCAGGAAGGTGCGGGGGGAGCGCGGGGACCGGCCCCGAGGGGCGCGGGGGGCGCTGGCCGAGGGTTCCCGCTCGGTGCCGGGAACCGGAGCGCCCGGAGCCGTCTCCGCGGgatgagggccccgagccccgcaCTCGGGGGTCACCGGTCCTGAGAGCACCCCCTTCTCCTTCCCCAGGCATCGAGGAGAAAGTGTATCCTCACTGACCACCACACCTGAGAGCAGGTAAGGGGCCACCCCCGCCGTGCGCACCCCCTTTGTGCACCGGGGGTCCCGCCCGGGTCACCCCTCACTCCGCTCCCGTCCCTCCCGCAGCCCGCGCCGGGCCCGAGGTGACGATGGCGGccgaggggctgtgggggccgGGCGGCCCCCCCGGCTGGGAGCTGGACGGGTGGTACCAGGACCTGCAGGAGGTGCTGGCGGCGGAgccccccggggccgcccccgcctgGGGAGCCGAGCAGGTGAGCGCGGGGCCGGCAGCGCCCCCGGGGCGGTAGCGCGGGGTGCGGTGCCCCCTCCATCCATCACCGGCCCCGGTTCCGCTGTGTCCGCAGGAGGAGCCGGGCCCGGGCGGCTGCGGGCTGGACCTGGCTCTGgccgaggagctgctgcagctgctggggccgGAGGGAGCGGCTCCGGATGAACCCCCGGCCGCGGCCCCCGGCGGgagcggcccagcccggcccggccccgccgaggaggcggaggaggaagaggagaaggcgCGGGGGGCGCGGAGGAAGCGGCGCGGCGGCGCCGGGGCCCCGCGGCAGCGGGACGGGGAGCGGCGGGTGCGGGAGCTGACGGCGCACAACGAGCGGCTCCGCGCCGAGATCCAGCGGCTGAGCGCCGAGGTGCAGCGCACCCGGGCCGCGCTCATCGACCGCATCGTCAACCTGCGCCAGCTGTAGCGGCTGCCCCGGGACAGGACCGGGACACGGACCGGGCACAGCGACAGCGGGACAAGGACTCTGCTGCCCCACGGACTGCGGGGGCAGCCCCATGGACAGATGGACACTGCGGACAGACAAGTGGATGCAGCTGCTCCACGCCGTTGTACAGCTCTTGTCGTTTATTACACGTATCCAaccacacccagcacggcccagTTTGGTTACTGGaggcgctggggctgctcctcgggATGTCCCAGTTTGGAACTGGGGCTACTTCTTCCGTTTGCCCTTGGGCACCTCGGGGCTCCGTCCTTCGGCCAGCGCCAGCTGCCGCTTCAGCTCCAGCAGTTTGGCAACCTGGGCGTCCACCTGGGCCTTCTCCACCTGGGcagccttcagctgcctcaccaggTTGCCCTGGACAGGtgggaggaaggatttgagggtgTGATGAGGATTTTGGGGGTTAAAGGCATGACAGAGCACGTGTCCCATGCCCTGTCCCCCCTCACCTGCTGGGCCACCTGCTCTGTCAGCTCCTGGATcagtttggggtcacctggagcCGCGGGGGTGTTGGGGGCTGGAGGGGGGGCTGAGGCCGGGGGATGCTCTTTGGCCTGAAagagatggggagaagccccCTCACTGATGTTCCAGGCAGGTGCAGCTCACCTGGGGCAGCACCAGGAGATACCTGGGGCTCTACAGCAGCACCTttgcactgggaatggggaggggagggatggagctgcaggtgCCCAAAATGAAGTGAGGGAGCTTTGGGGGGCACCTGAGCCCCCACTCACCTGCCCTCCCCCAAAGCGCTGCCGCAGGGCTTCCACctgctcaggctccagcttctgGAACAGGGGGCTCacctggccacagcagggacagaggggtcaCACCTGGGGGGCAGCACCTGCGGCTCCCACCCAGGCAGGGCCTGCCCTCCCCGGGGGCACAGGCCGTGCCGTACCGTGCCCACGCGGTGCCCGGCGGGCAGGGTGCAGGTGAGGCCGGGCCCGAGCCCGCAGCGCTCGGGGGGGatgcagagctgggcctggatgGCGGCGCTGACCCCGGGCACGAAGGGCTGGAGCAGCGCGGCCAGGGCGGCCGCCAGGTTCACTGCCACGCCTGTCACCGTCCCTGCGCGCTGCCTGCGGGGAGACAGCTCGGTGACACCTCTGTGACCCTCCCTGCTCAGTGACTCCCGTGTCCTGCCTAGGGTGGGGACAGCTCGGTGACCCCCCTGTGACCCTCCCAGATCAGTGACTCTCGTgtcctgtgccctccctgctcaGTGACCCCCGGGCCGTGTGCCTGTGCACTGCCTGGGGGGACAACACCTCAGTGCCCATTGTGCCGCTGTGTCCCACCCTCGCCCCCCTCCCTTGTCACTGCCCGTGGGAGGGGCCAGCAGGGACTTTCCAGTGTCCCCCCAGCTCCTGGCTTCACTCcatgcctgccctgtgccccccaccAGTGCCGGCCCAACCCTGACAAGAGCCAGGTGTGGGGACCTCCAGTCACCCCCCACCCCCTCAGATCATGGCTGTGCCCCCCTCCAGTTCCCCCAATCCCAGCTGTAacccccctcctgtccccaggtgctccatccatccatccatgtccCTCTCATGTCCCCCtccagtgcccccaatgcccccctgtgccccgtccctgtccccaggtgtcccctccctccctccctaccTGTCCCTCTCGTCACCCTTGATGCGTTTCCAGGGCTCGTTCACCTGGATGTATTGGTTGCCATGGCGGGAGATGCCGAGCACGCACCTGAGAGCATCCCGGAGCCTGGGGGGCACAGGTGGGGCTGAGCAcctgcagggcagcccctgcaCCCCTCCCCCCCGGGTCTGggacccccagcacccaccggaCCCTCTCCATGAGCTGGTGGTACTGGCGCATCTCCAGCGTCACCCGTGCCAGCAGCCGCTGGTCCTCGGCTGTGAGCGCCATGGCGGGCACGGTGCCCCCGAAGAACTTGCACACGAACATGCCGGCCCTGCACGGGGGGGGGACAGGTGTGAGAACAAgcagggacaggtggggacagctctgggacagGTGTGAGTGCAGCCAGAGacaggtgtgagcacagccctgggcaagGGGGGGACAGGAGTGAGCATAACCAGGGACAGGTGTGAGCACAACCGGTGTCAGGTGTGAGAACAAgcagggacaggtggggacagcctTGGGACAGGtgtgagcacagccagggacaggtatgagcacagccctgggataGGTGGGGACAGGTGTGAGAACAATCAG contains:
- the DDIT3 gene encoding DNA damage-inducible transcript 3 protein, yielding MAAEGLWGPGGPPGWELDGWYQDLQEVLAAEPPGAAPAWGAEQEEPGPGGCGLDLALAEELLQLLGPEGAAPDEPPAAAPGGSGPARPGPAEEAEEEEEKARGARRKRRGGAGAPRQRDGERRVRELTAHNERLRAEIQRLSAEVQRTRAALIDRIVNLRQL